From uncultured Draconibacterium sp.:
AGTCTTTTGCTTTTCCAAGTGAAAATTCCAATATACTGGTAACCATAATGTGATCGTCAGTTACATCGGCACCTACACCATTAACCTCGCGCATTCCTTCAATACCTTTAACGTACGAAGCTGCTACAAATAATGCCGTATTATCACTGACAGGGAATTTTAACCCGGCACCTGCATCAAAGTTAATGCCTGATTCCATGTTATCCCACATCATACCCGGACCAGCAAATAAATAGGGTTGAACGGCCATGTCGTCATTATAAAGTTTCAAGCGAAGATTTAACAATGTATTGAAAACGTCAATTCCAGGCTCTTCAAATGACAACCTATTGTCCAACATAAGGTCAAATCTCGGGCTCAAATAACGGCTAATATAAAAATCAGCCAGGATACCCGTATTCTCACTTTCCAGATTATAGTCAACACCAGGTCCAACACCTATGGCCCACTTGTTGTCTGAATTCTGAGCCATAGCAACTCCGAATGTCATTACAAGTGCAAAAAAGAAAAGAGTAAATTTTTTCATAGTTTTGAATTTATTTTGTTTTTTGTTGAATTCTAAGGGCAATTTAGAAATTAATTCCCACGAATCAAAAAAAGTTATATGTCTTAATTTTATGCTTAAAAATATTTTTTAACAAATTTAAAGATTTAAGACCAATTAATTCAAAATATTAAACATTTTGTTTTCAATAATTGACATAGAAACTACCGGGCAGAGCTATAAAAACGGAAAAATTACCGAAATAGCTATCTACCAACATAATGGACAAGAAGTGACCGACTCTTTCTCCACTCTTATAAATCCGGAAATGGACATTCCATTTTTTATTACAGAACTTACCGGAATAAACAATGAAATGGTGAGAACAGCTCCGAAATTTTACCAGGTGGCAAAGAAAATTATTGAAATGACCAGGGGCCGGACTTTTGTTGCCCACAATGCAAGTTTCGACTATAAGTTCATTAAAGAAGAATATGCGCGTTTAGGTTACGATTACAATCGTAAAACAATGTGTACCGTGAAATTATCGCGCAAACTGCTACCGGGTCACAAATCCTATTCACTAGGAAAAATATGCGCTGAACTGGGGATAGAAATAAATGGCCGACACCGCGCTGCTGGCGATGCACTGGCCACTGCAAAACTTTTTGATATTCTTGTTGAACAAAACGGATCTTTGGGAAACCCCAAAGCCGTTAACAACTACAGGTTGTTTTAATCCGCCTGTTCTTCTGTGGTGTCTTCCTCTTCTGTTTCCGAAAAATCAAGCATGTCTTTTTCCTGCAGGGTATTGTACCACTGCAGTACCTTTTTAATATCGGAAACATATACACGATCCTGATCGTAATCAGGCAATACTTTTTCAAAATAGCCTTTTAACTCATTTCCTGATGATTTGTGCGAAATGGCTGCTCCACCATCTTCTGCATCCGAAATGGCTTTGAAAACATCTTTTAAGGGCACATCTGCCTCGTATGTATAAATGGCTATATCTTCTAAAGCCGATACTTTGGCGGTTGAATAAACCGGAATACGCTTTTTGGTGTCCAGAGATTCTACAATAATGCTGTTTTTACTTTCGGCAACCATTTTAAACAGTCCCGACTGACCTGAAATTGCTAATATACCTTTTAACATGACTATCTAATTTTCGGCGAAGATACAATTTTTGTAGAATCCAAAAAGTAAGCACCAAAAAGTAAAAAGCCGGAAGTCTGCCTGTTTAAGCAATCTCCCGGCTCAAAATATTAATTATTAAGATTTTAAATCAAGCGTTAAAACAATTTAATTTAATCCGATTTTAAAGGCTACTCCAGTTTTAAACCATCTGCCCGGCTGTATAACATTGCCAATGTCGTTATACTGTTTATCGAATATATTGTTTACCGAAGCAAACAGCGTGAACTTTTTATGCCGGTAATTCAGTTTTCCATCGAAAACCCAAAACGGATCGTAAGCAACTTCTCCAACAGGTATTTTATTCTCAAATTGGGTGTAACTTCCTTCCCTGTCCTGGAACACAAAATGCAAATCAAGTGTTAAACCTTTCGCCAGCTGCTCGCTAAGCGAACCAACCAGTTTATGTTTCAGGTTATCCAAAGCATAATTCGACACAAAACCGGCATTTCCTTTTTCTACATTATTATATAGGTAACTGATTTGAATATTTGGATAATGGCTTCCAAACTCATTTCGGAACAACACCTGCGCCTGAATTTCAGTACCCCGATTATTGATTTCGGTAAGGTTTTGCGGTTGCCAGATTTCCGAAGTCGCATCTTCTTTTACCCAATCGATAATATCTTTTCCGTGGCGGTAAAACAATACAGCGTGTCCGCGAACCAGTTTCGATCTGAGTTTTAAACCACCTTCCAGGGTGGCCGACTTTTCAGGTTTCAAATCGGGGTTACCGATGTTTGATGGACCATCATAATACAAATCGGTAAAAGTTGGCATGCGTAACGAAGTGTTGTAGCTTGAATAGATTTTAACTGCATCCGACACATTATAACTTACATCAATTCCAGGAAAGACATTTAATCCCAAATCACTTCCCGAAATGTAGTTCGCCATCAATCCTGCTGTGAAAGTCCAGTTATTAATATAATAGGCATGTTCTAAAAATCCGGAAACCGTATTTCGGTCATCCGATTTGGTGAACTGCGCATCCTCGCCCGGCACATCTTTTGGCTCGTCCATGTCAATTCCCAGCGTATTACTATAAATCTGTTCGCGGCGGAATTCAACACCAAAAGCAGTTTTTCCGGCAGCCCACTTAATCCACGAGTTCAGGTTAGCACCGTAAACATTGGTGAGGTGATGGTTATGCCCGGTGTAAACACTAAACTGAGAATTACCTTCATCATCAATATATGGATATCCTGCAACTTCACCGTCCATTACATAAAGGCCATCTTCATTTTTCTCATAATAACCTTTTTCCCGGAAAGTCTCAAACCGATCCTGATGTCGCCTATAATATACAGAAGGAGCCAAGTGTAAAGGTCCCTCTCCTTCCCACTTCAATGAAGTGAACAACGTTTTGGTTGCTTCATACTGATTAGGATATTTAGCTGTATAAAAACTGTTCGCACCAAATCCCTTTTCCGAAATACCCAGCTGAAATTTCAGCACACCATTTTCGGTATACAA
This genomic window contains:
- a CDS encoding 3'-5' exonuclease, producing the protein MFSIIDIETTGQSYKNGKITEIAIYQHNGQEVTDSFSTLINPEMDIPFFITELTGINNEMVRTAPKFYQVAKKIIEMTRGRTFVAHNASFDYKFIKEEYARLGYDYNRKTMCTVKLSRKLLPGHKSYSLGKICAELGIEINGRHRAAGDALATAKLFDILVEQNGSLGNPKAVNNYRLF
- a CDS encoding DUF5606 domain-containing protein — its product is MLKGILAISGQSGLFKMVAESKNSIIVESLDTKKRIPVYSTAKVSALEDIAIYTYEADVPLKDVFKAISDAEDGGAAISHKSSGNELKGYFEKVLPDYDQDRVYVSDIKKVLQWYNTLQEKDMLDFSETEEEDTTEEQAD
- a CDS encoding TonB-dependent receptor is translated as MKNQKFNHDAQSFLTFRKWGRKNYSSFLTVRKQVVISVLSVVYFLSTPVITMATVQDTSEVKMEYDLDEIEVSAQRTPALYSQVARIISVMERKEIEAAPAQSVQDLLEYVAAIDVRQRGTEGVQADVSVRGGTFDQTLILLNGINITDPQTGHHNLNLPVSLAQIERIEILEGPAARVYGPNAFSGAINIVTRQSVNSEVAAAVSGGSFGYFDGNLSGSFSTEKMQHMLAFSGKRSDGYTNNTDFNELNGFYSNQLYTENGVLKFQLGISEKGFGANSFYTAKYPNQYEATKTLFTSLKWEGEGPLHLAPSVYYRRHQDRFETFREKGYYEKNEDGLYVMDGEVAGYPYIDDEGNSQFSVYTGHNHHLTNVYGANLNSWIKWAAGKTAFGVEFRREQIYSNTLGIDMDEPKDVPGEDAQFTKSDDRNTVSGFLEHAYYINNWTFTAGLMANYISGSDLGLNVFPGIDVSYNVSDAVKIYSSYNTSLRMPTFTDLYYDGPSNIGNPDLKPEKSATLEGGLKLRSKLVRGHAVLFYRHGKDIIDWVKEDATSEIWQPQNLTEINNRGTEIQAQVLFRNEFGSHYPNIQISYLYNNVEKGNAGFVSNYALDNLKHKLVGSLSEQLAKGLTLDLHFVFQDREGSYTQFENKIPVGEVAYDPFWVFDGKLNYRHKKFTLFASVNNIFDKQYNDIGNVIQPGRWFKTGVAFKIGLN